CCTGACATCCAGCACTGCCAGCCGTGCGTCTGCCGCGGCATACGCCTTCGCGATAGCGCGGCCGATGCCGGAAGCGCCGCCCGTCACGACCACAACGCGGCCGGAAAAATCAATATCCGTCATGGACCGATTTTCCTGTTCCGCCGGTGGATGTCAATAGGCTCTCTCCGGCATGCCGCTCTTACTGCGTGTACATCACGTAGCGGTAAAAGCCCATGGCGCGGGAAAGAAGCGGAGAACGGCTCACCACGTCCGTCTCCACAATGAGATGGGCCATAGTGCTGGAAACAGCCATTTCCGCATCCTCCGCCCGGCGGCTGATTCGCTCCATATCTTTGGTTTTCACCATGTTCATCCGTCCGGATTTCTGAAAAATATCAACAACGTAGCGCAGCCTTTTCAGTTTGGCCACCACTTCCACCACCTCCATGGCGCGCTGGTCCGCCGTCGCGGGGTCCTTGATGCCCCTCAGGAGAAACTGGACTCTCTCCAGGCACAGGCAGAATTCCTCCATGGTCATGATGGGGTCCGCCCAGAATTCCTGAAAATCCATCAGCCTGGGCTGTTCCATTTCAAGGCTTACCACCGCTTTCTGCATGGCGGGGGAATCGTACATCCTGACAGTCGCCAGCTTCAGCAGGACCCGGAACGCCCGTTTGCGGTCTTCATCCGCCTTCCTCCTCATCTTCTCCAGCCCGTTATGGTAGTACCGTTCAAATCCGGGAATCCATGTCCTGTACTCCTTTTCCAGCCGGCTGATATTGCCCACCTGCTCCTTGACCATGCGGCCCTGGAGGACTACGGACACGGCATAGGCTTCCGCCGCCACTTTATTATCAATCCCTTCCAGCATGTCCACCATGGCGGAATACTGGTCTAGGTAAGCTTTCAGGAACGGCAGAATCCTGTCGTTCAAATACTGGGCCATCCGCTCCTCCGTCAGGTTGAGCCCGTATTTTTCCAGCCCCTCCCGGATCAGGCCGGAATCATAATACCCGAGTTGATGAATCTTCAGCAATCCCTCCATCATCCGCTCGTGGGCCTGGTCCACACGCTCCTGAAGAATGGAATGAAAGGCGGGATGCTCCTTCCGGGACTCTTCATGCACACGCGGGTTCAGGATCATCAGCCGCCCGCAGTTCATGTCGTAAAGCTTCAGCCTTTCCGTCAGGCGCCCCAGCTCCTCCATCGCGGCTTCCCCCATGGCGCGGTCCTGAATGGAGGCGACCAGATCCGTCATCTGCTCCACATCCTTCAGGCGCAGGGAAAGGAGCTCTTCATAAGATTCCACCGGGGAAAGCTTTCCGGGGTCGCCTTCTTCAACGTATTCCGGCTTATCCTCCTTATCCCCGCAGGAAGACAACGCCAGCAGGCACGCCCCCCCCGACAGCGTTAAACTTAAAAACAGGGAAAAACGGGGACTGAGCTTCATAGGAAAGTGGCGTTGACGAGGGGATTCTGCCCCCCACCCGCATCGGGCAACAGAATTACCGTAAGAAAGCGGCCCCAAAGTGCAAGGCCTTTTCACTTCATCCGGAAAAAACATTTCCGCGCTTCAAGCCTGCGGAAATGTTTTTTTAATATCATGAACACTCTTCTGAAAGAGGAGGTCTCACCTTATTACCCACTCCATCATACCTGCCGTGATTCTTAACATTCTTCAGTACGGGCATCCTCTTCTGCGGGAGGAATGCAGCCCGGTAATCCATATCAGCAGCGACGTTATTTCTCTTCTGGACGACATGCAGGAAACCCTGGCCCAGGGAGGCATAGGCCTGGCCGCTCCGCAGGTGGGAAAGCCCATCCAGATGGTTACCATCAATATCCCCGCCACGGATACCACCACTACCTGGCTGGAGGTAGACGGGCGCCCGGCTACGCTGGAACAAATCATGCCCCTGAATTTCATCAATCCCGTTCTGCACCCCTTCGGCAAAAAAGTGCCGTACCGGGAAGGCTGCCTGAGCATCACCAAGGTTTACGCGGACATTATGCGCCGTTCCTGCGTGAAGGCCGTTCTGACGCTGATGGACGGGCGTACCGTGACCATCAAATGCAACGGGCTGCTGGCCCGCTGCCTGCAGCATGAGGCGGACCACCTCCATGGCGGCCTGTTCACGGACCTGGTTTCCCCCCAGGACCATGACAAGGTAGTGCGCAGGCTCAAGCTGACCCACCCGGACGCCTTTGAGGAAGACGATGACAGCTACGCGCGCCGCATGAAGGAGGAGCGCCGCGCCCAGGCCCGTGAGGCCCATACGCCGCTCCCGCCCAGAAAAACGGCCTGACGTTCCGCCTTATTCCGCCACCCAAAAAAATGCCCCGGCTTTCCACATGGAAAAACCGGGGCTTTCGTTAACATGGTAAAAAAGGCCGGGCAGATCAGACAATCCAGTCCAGAACCACCTTGCCGGACTTGCCGGAATTCATGGCTTCAAAGCCTTCCCGGAATTCCGTGTAAGGCAGGCGGTGCGTGATGATGGGCGCTATGTTCAGGCCGCTGCGGATCATGGAATCCATCTTGTGCCAGGTTTCAAAGATTTCACGGCCATAAATGCCCTTCATCTTCAGCCCCTTCCAGATAAACTTGTTCCACTCGATGCTGGAACCGTCCGGCTGGATGCCCAGCAGGGAGATGTTGGCCCCGTTGCGGGAACTATCGATAATGTCTTTCAGGCAGGACGGAGCGCCGCTCATTTCCAGGCACACGTCAAACCCTTCCGTCATTTCCAGCTCCTTCATCACGTCCTCCAGTTTTTCACGGGTCACGTTTACGGTGCGGTCCGCGCCCAGCGTCTTGGCCAGGCTCAGGCGGAAATCATTGATGTCCGTAATGACTACCGTTTTGGCGCCGGCCTTCTTGCAGACGGCGGCGGCCATGCAGCCGATGACGCCCGCACCCGTAATCAGGACGTCCTCGCCCACCATGTCCCAGGAGAGGGCCGTATGGACGGCGTTGCCCAGGGGGTCGAAGATGGAGGCGATTTCCATCGGAATGCTCTTGTGGATGCGCACCACGTTGTCCTGGGGAATGGAAAGATACTCCGCAAAGCAGCCGGGCCTGTTCACGCCCACGCCCTTCGTGTTCGGGCACAGGTGCTTCTGGCCGGAACGGCAGCTCCGGCAGTGGCCGCAGACGATGTGGCCTTCCCCGGAAACGATCTCCCCGGGCTTGTATTCCGTCACGGAAGAGCCTACGGCTTCAATCACGCCGCAGAACTCATGGCCCACGTGCATTCCCACGGGAATGGTCTGCTGGGCCCACTTGTCCCAGTTCCAGATATGAAGGTCCGTGCCGCAAATGGCTGTTTTATGAATTTTAATCAGAACATCGTTCGGGCCGACTTCCGGCATGGGAACATCCATCAGTTCCAAACCGGGGCCTGCCTGCGTTTTTACAAGAGCTTTCATGCCCCTCATTCATGCTCTTTTTCCCCTGCGGCGGCAAGCTCAAAATTCATTTCCGGAGCGCCGGAAAACAAGTGCCGGAACGTGGCGGAACGCCCTTCCCCGCCCGTGCCGCTCCAGTACGGAAAAACTACGGAAAGGATTCTCCGGAAAGGCATTCCTGTTCAATCAACAATTCAGACACACACGCATTTTGCCCTTTCCAATATTGCCGAACCATGATACCAAGGCATACAGGTTCACCCGTTGAACGCTTACTCCATTTACAGAATCATGGCGAAATCATTCTTACCCACCATTTTCGAACATCCGTATGAAATCGACCCCAAATACGGAAAAAGCGTAGCGTACTTCTCCATGGAATACGCCATTGACAATTCATTCAAAATCTATTCCGGCGGCCTGGGCTACCTGTCCGGCTCCCACATGCGCAGCGCCCATGACCTGCGCCAGAACCTCGTAGGCGTCGGCATCCTGTGGAGCTACGGCTATTATAACCAGATCCGGGCGGAAGACGGCTCCATGGCCACGCAGTACATGCGCAAGAACTACCCGTTCCTGGAAGACCACAATATCAAATTCCTCATCCACGTCTGCGGCGCGCCCGTCTGGGTAAAGGCCTACTTCCTGAATCCGGAAACCTTCGGCACCGCCCCCATGTTCTTCCTTTCCACGGACCTGGAGGAAAACGACGAGGAAAGCCGCAACATCTCCCGCCGCCTGTATGACGCCAACGGCTTCACCCGCATTGCCCAGTATGTGCTGCTCGGCAAGGGTGGCGCCCGCCTCTTTGACGAGCTGGGCATTGAACCGGAAATCTACCATCTGAATGAAGCCCACGGCCTGGCCGCCGCCTTCCACGTGCTTGCCAAGACCGGCAGCGTGGAGGAAGTGCGCAAGCGCTTTGTCTTCACCACGCACACCCCGGAGGAAGCCGGCAATGAAAAGATGGACGTGAACACCATGAACACGTTCTCCTTCTTCGACGGACTCTCCATGGAACAGGTGCGCGCCGCCGTAGGCCTGACGGACAACACGTTCAACTACACGCTGGCCGCCCTGCGCCTTTCCCACATTGCCAACGGCGTTTCCAAGCTCCACGGCGAAGTTTCCCGCCAGATGTGGAAGGACTATGAAGGCGTATGCCCCATCATCCACATTACGAACGCCCAGAACCAAAAATACTGGCAGGACCCGGAACTGGCGGAAGCCTTCCAGGCCCGCAACAAGGAAGCCTTCATCCGCCGCAAGCGCGCCCTGAAGAAAGCCCTCTTCCGCATGGTGGGGGAACAGACGGGCCGCGTCTTTGACCCGAACTGCCTCACCATCGTCTGGGCGCGCCGCTTTGCGGCCTACAAGCGTCCGGACCTGGTCACCGGCAATCCCACCATGTTTGAACGCATGCTCCAGCGCACCAACTACCCGGTGCAATTCATCTGGGCCGGCAAACCCTACCCGATGGACCACGGCGCCATTGAAATCTTCAACCGCCTGAATGACATGACGGCCAAATATCCCCGTTCCGCCGTCCTTACCGGCTATGAACTGGGTCTGAGCCGCTACCTGAAGAACGGGTCCGACGTGTGGCTGAACAATCCCGTGGTCACGCGAGAAGCCTCCGGCACCTCCGGCATGTCCGCCGCCATGAACGGCTCCATCTCCGTCTCCACCAATGACGGCTGGATCTGCGAATTCGCCAAGGACGGGGAAAACTGCTTCGTCATTC
This DNA window, taken from Akkermansia muciniphila, encodes the following:
- the def gene encoding peptide deformylase; its protein translation is MILNILQYGHPLLREECSPVIHISSDVISLLDDMQETLAQGGIGLAAPQVGKPIQMVTINIPATDTTTTWLEVDGRPATLEQIMPLNFINPVLHPFGKKVPYREGCLSITKVYADIMRRSCVKAVLTLMDGRTVTIKCNGLLARCLQHEADHLHGGLFTDLVSPQDHDKVVRRLKLTHPDAFEEDDDSYARRMKEERRAQAREAHTPLPPRKTA
- the tdh gene encoding L-threonine 3-dehydrogenase, which gives rise to MRGMKALVKTQAGPGLELMDVPMPEVGPNDVLIKIHKTAICGTDLHIWNWDKWAQQTIPVGMHVGHEFCGVIEAVGSSVTEYKPGEIVSGEGHIVCGHCRSCRSGQKHLCPNTKGVGVNRPGCFAEYLSIPQDNVVRIHKSIPMEIASIFDPLGNAVHTALSWDMVGEDVLITGAGVIGCMAAAVCKKAGAKTVVITDINDFRLSLAKTLGADRTVNVTREKLEDVMKELEMTEGFDVCLEMSGAPSCLKDIIDSSRNGANISLLGIQPDGSSIEWNKFIWKGLKMKGIYGREIFETWHKMDSMIRSGLNIAPIITHRLPYTEFREGFEAMNSGKSGKVVLDWIV
- the glgP gene encoding alpha-glucan family phosphorylase, which encodes MAKSFLPTIFEHPYEIDPKYGKSVAYFSMEYAIDNSFKIYSGGLGYLSGSHMRSAHDLRQNLVGVGILWSYGYYNQIRAEDGSMATQYMRKNYPFLEDHNIKFLIHVCGAPVWVKAYFLNPETFGTAPMFFLSTDLEENDEESRNISRRLYDANGFTRIAQYVLLGKGGARLFDELGIEPEIYHLNEAHGLAAAFHVLAKTGSVEEVRKRFVFTTHTPEEAGNEKMDVNTMNTFSFFDGLSMEQVRAAVGLTDNTFNYTLAALRLSHIANGVSKLHGEVSRQMWKDYEGVCPIIHITNAQNQKYWQDPELAEAFQARNKEAFIRRKRALKKALFRMVGEQTGRVFDPNCLTIVWARRFAAYKRPDLVTGNPTMFERMLQRTNYPVQFIWAGKPYPMDHGAIEIFNRLNDMTAKYPRSAVLTGYELGLSRYLKNGSDVWLNNPVVTREASGTSGMSAAMNGSISVSTNDGWICEFAKDGENCFVIPEAAPHLSPEARDRSDRDNFYNILDDKILPLYYDHNDKWMDIVFNAMTDIYPEFDSDRMADQYYTEMYNS